The genomic window CGAGGTGCAAAAATCAAAGAAGGCAAtcctgaaaaaaatgaaatgaaaatgaatttccTGTCCGTAAGTTAAGTTATGATCCGCCAGATCGCTATCGAGAATAAAGGACTCGATACAAACACTGGAAATCACATCTTTATCACATAGAAGATGAAGTTCAATCGGATTAATAATGATGCGTGAATGAGGTTCGCATGCATCTGTCCAGAGTTAGTCCTGCAGATATTCGGTATGCAATCTGAAAATGTACAAACTAGCATCCTCAAAACCGGCGTCGCCGTGACGCACAAAAACATCCACCAAAAACGTAGAGCTACCGATGACGAACGCATCCCATCATTGTCACAATGTCAAAAACCGCCGGGAAAAGGTTTTTCCTTTTAATCCACACGGGTTGCTCTGACTCCACCGGCAGCGTGCGGCGACGCGGGCACCCCCGGTACTCACCATCTCGAGACGGTATGGGTGGAGGTTAGGATGATCAAGAAGGGGATGACAATTGTGAAGCCGCGTTATACGTATATCCCCGGGGGCTTATATACCCCCTGCCAGGCCGATCTAACTTTAGCCGCAGCCTCAAGTTTGGATGGGAATTaaaagagaggggagggggggggggggggtggcggctAAGGATGAACTGGTGGCAAAAGCGAAGGAGACGGAATGGCGAGACGCAGTATCACCTTACGGGAGGGCAGAAATAGACCCAGGAGTCTTGGAATCGAGGCAAACCCGATAGCCGAGGGACCGGGCCGCAGATCCGCAGTCCCTCCTGGACTAATAAGGACATTCGGGACATGGATGCCGGTTGGACCGGCGCCTCCTcccgtccacctccatctgcctgcagagaggaggcgcAGCGGGCCTGGCAGACTTTATTTTTGGTTTGTGATGTCCATTGCGATATTACAGGCGTTCTATACGCGGCTTTTACCCTGTATGTACACAGCTAGCTTTCATTTTTAAGTCGGGGTAAATTCatgacaatttttattttttttatttttatttttctccactgAAGTTGTGATGGAGGCGGATATGGAGGAAACGTGGAACATAAACCAAAAACTGTAGCTGCACCTATATATAACTGCACACATACGTTTATGGCCGGGGTAATATTAGAAGATATAGACTATGAGTACTGGAATAATATACTTAAGTTTCACTTTATTAAGGAAGGGGCTTTATTTggcttccttttttctttcttctcttgctTGATCGTGACGAATTAAGGGTTTAATATATAATtagtaaataattaaatattcaaatgtgaTGGCTGAAGTGATTCTTGTTTTAAAATACTTCATATAGTTTTAAATACTTTAGTTCAGAGGATTTACAATCCTTGACTCTGAGCCCTGAATGAATGTTGGCAGTGATCAGTTTAATCCTGAAAGATCATGTCATGctttaaacaaaatataaagcTTATAAGATTAAATTGGGAATAGAGTAGTGTTTGTttgatgtatttaaatattgatcACTCAAGTTTATTTTATGGCATTTTAATTAGTTTCCATGAATCTCTCTCCGTGCACGGATCCCATTCCCAGTCAGTGTGACCGTGGAATTGTTTTTCctgctatttttctttttttcgttACTCAACTATCAGAGGGTGTGATTGAGAGGCAGATGTTAAACTCAGTGCAGTTCTTTGCGACTGTCTTTGAACGCACCATCAGCCGCTGGATGCTGTCAGGCTCTCAGGCTCTCACACACCAAAGGTGTGTTTGGTGATTGTCCTCAGTCATGAAGACATCCCCACCTGtttgcccccacccccacactctGGGGTATTACTTGGCATGGTGACGGCAACACATTCCCACATGAACATAAAAGGAACAGCTGAAGGCGACTGAAATAGCTAAATAAACTTGACAGCATTCCTTTGCTTTTTTCGCTTTTTCTTTTAGATCTTATATCCTAATTTGCCCCCGTTAATCTGTTTTGATTAAACAGACGCTTGTTTGTCTTGGAGATTTCCCGACATCCAGAACCCCCAACGGCAGCTGTCAGCCCCCAGAGGCGTGCccgtttgacctttgaccccgggTTTACTTAATTATCACCACCTTGTTACGGGAATGAAATATGCCACAGCACGTTCTAATTTTAAACTAAAAATAAGTTGTTGTCAAGGAATGCAACGGATTTTTTCTTTGATgactaattaaaaaatattataagAACAACAAAGCGATCTTGAGCCGTAATAAAAAGTGCAGGTGTTGCAGCTGTGGCATCTCTTTGCTGAGTTTATGACGCTGAGGTTCACATTGTGTTTACACGCTGGCATCGCGAGGAAATGTCCCCCCCCATATATCACCTTTTTTTGATGACTGCTATGACCGTCTGTCCGGCTTGGAATGGAAAGAAGCTCCCAGCTTGTCCGTGTGGAACAACCGTGACAGACGAGGCGCGAGGGACGTCGCGCCTCACGATGTTGTTCCGTTTCGTTATTCTATCCCATTTTGCATTATGTTGCATTAAAAGTCATTCAGTGAATTCCAGCAAAGACTTGAATGAACAgtctatttatatatttataaccaGCCTCTGAGGCTGTTTATTTCAATGCATTCACCAATCAATGAATAATTATGCGTTTATTTAAATGACATGCAGATTGACTCATGAATTCACGCCCTGTGCTcgcagcgccctctgctggttcaCACAAACAGCTGTCTCCTCTTTTCCTCAGCCCAGGTTGATGAGATTCTCATCACTGCGCTCACGTTCTGCCTGGCGGCTCAGCCACCACTCCTCTCTGGCTCTCCGAACTTCCTGTCCATAATAATCGTGAAGTTTGCTGAAGTCCTCCATCGGATTGAACCCCACCAAAGGCCATTCGCCGTGCAGAGGCGCCGGGCCGTTCAGCGGCGTGACGTGGGCGTTCCTCCTGAGCCACACTTTGGGAGACTTTTTGAAGACTTTAGTGGGCGCTTGTTGGACAGCACCGGAGCTTgagcttctcctctctctggcgGGGGGTGATGGCTCCGACGCAGGGAAGAAGATGGCTGTGGGTTCGTGGAGCGCGCCAGAGGAGCTATTGGGTTGACCAGAACCTTGTTGTTGTAGTTTAGCTTCTGCAAACAGAGAGCAGAAAATGAAACAGTGACTTTcagtttcttctggatctatagatccggagcttttgaagatgcaacaaatccgtttgtccactactaattcttggtgaaggccagcaaaaaacagaacctcctttatggaggtaatcagagaaagattattgaaagtgtccaaaaataaaatacttttgttGTGAATATTTAACCcgatttcacctggatctgCCTCCTCAGGtaataaagacagaacaaatccgttgactaAAACGACGCTTGTAAACGCAACTTTAACCCGATTAACAAAAAAGAATCTAGATAATATAGGCGATCCGatttgcataaaataaaataaaaagatcaaaggtcctgctgctcctcgccCACCTTCATACTGCCTCCTCAGGTCCCTCCCCAGCAGCGACAGGTAGCAGTGACTGGCGGACAGCAGCGCGTTCACCCAGCTCTCCCGAGTCCGACTATCCGCTGCTGCAAATCGGTACGTTTTCAGCCCGGTCCCTTCGAACATCAAAGAGAAATGCCCGTCGGGGTCCGAGCGCCGCACCGCGCAGCCCTCCAGCACGATGACGCCCAGGAGGTGCCGGTCGGCCGGGCGCTCCAGGTAGAAGAGCAGGTTGGCCTTCAGGACAAACCACCGCCGCTGGAAGGTGGCGCTTCTCGCTCTCtgcccagacagacagacagacagacaggcaggcagacagacagacagacaggcagacaggcagacagacagacagacagacaggcagaaagacagacagacagactttgGATTCGCTGTCTAAAACAAGCGACACTTCAAATGCAGTCTCTTCCAAACCTTTTTGTAGAGATAGCCCTCTTTATCCACCGGAGAGGGGCAGGACAGGTAATGGGTCAGAATCTTTTCATGGAGCTTCATCCCGACACCtacagggtaaaaaaaaaaaaaagaagcgacaTTTTGCTTCATCTATCAAATGCAGATTATTTGTATAATATAGAGAACGGCTTTGTTTTCTCATCTCATAACCTGCAGATCTGTCCTCAAACATATTCTCACCTCCAAATACTAGACTTAAATCCATTCATTGGATTCTCTTTAGAATTCTTCTGGATTTTAGGGAAgattttgtgttatttatttactttctttaGTCTCTTTACTATTcatgatattaaaaaaatgttttataatgcTATAAGGAGAATTTTTTAGAATGAGCTagacagacagatgatagatagatagacagatagatagatagatagatagatagacagacagatagatattTTAACTTACGTCTGTTGCATTTTCTCTTGAACTTTTCTAAACTATTGTTCTCCTTCAGCATCCCCATATAGACAATGTTTGAAGATATAGTTTCTCACCAGCCGGTTCTCTCTCGGGTTTGAGGAGACGACTGTTGAAATATAAATAACTCGACCCACTTCCTTGTAACAAAACCCTGACACATAATAGTCTCTCTCCGCTACGCTTTGGTCGACCCCAAGCTGCCGTCGGATCAGCCTTCAAGCAGGACAGAACTGCTACCTGGAAGCGAGAGGTTGCCCCTGCATCGGGTTTCTCACTTCTGGTTTGTGTTTCCAATTTGGCCACATGAATATTTACATGGCGTTTACACACAGCTCAGTCCTTCATGTGATTTGAAGAAGATCTTCTGAGCCTGTGAAAGGATGTTCAAAAATAGTTTCAAGGCAAATCaccatttgtgtgcatgtgtgggggaaaaaaatataaaacgttaaaaaacacaaaatacccAAGCAAATTTGAACAGTGGTGTATTTTATAATCATTTGAGTTTAACTTGTATACACGCCTATATGCGGTATgtgctgaataataataataaactaaaatattaaCATATCAAATGTATTCCACCCATAAAGGTTTGTCTTATAAACATTCAGTCGTTTTCGCAGAGACACTTTTAAAACAATTCAATCGGAACGTGCCTGTAAAATCACCCATGACCAGGTGGCGGCGCTAAACACTGCGTCGCTCCCTGTCGGCCACCGTAGAGCCCAAGATAGCttcgaggaagaagaagaggaaaacaagcGGAGAAGCGAAAACTAACATCGCTCGAATTGTTTTCATGTAATGTTCGTTTATTAGCCTCGTTGGTATAAAATCGCACGAACAGAATATACAGAATATGTCGTAGAACTCTAATAAATGTTACCGCATGCTGGAGTTGGGGTTAAATGGTTCACTTCGCGCTGCATGTTCCGGCTGTCGCCTGTTTTTAAGCTAACGTTTTAGCAACGAAGCTAACACGAGTCCCGCAGTAACGTTCCAAGGGTCGGCCCGAGTTCTATGACGGGCAGTGCGGTTGATTTTAGgactgatggagtctctgtcTTGCCTTCTGTAGCGCCATGCCGAAGAGGAAAGTCACGTTCGAGGACGGGAACGAAGGTTTGGAAGTGAATGACGACCTCCCGAACAAAAAGGTAGCGGTGTCCCGTTCACGCCAGGAACCATGACGACCCGCGACCGGATCGTTGCATTTGAGCAATTTACGTCTGCAGAATTCGTGCTTATTTCTTATTACCGTAAAGACGAAATCATTGTTTATTCCGTCAGCGGTCTAACTGCATGCTATTCCTGTCCTTAACTTATTACTGTGAGCTCTTTAAATGGACACAAAGACAGGCTCACTGCTTTGGGAGtaaatatttaatagcatgtattcttttctctctctcttactgtTGATTTAGAGTTGTGAGGCCATGACTGGGCCCGGCTCCAGGTTTAAAGGCAAACACTCCCTTgacagcgatgaagaggatgaagggggTGAAACAGATAGCAGCAAATATGACATTCTGGCCAGTGATGATGTGGAAGGTATGATTACACGATTACACGATTACACGAGCCGCCGCTGAAATGTGTACGGCTGGTTTAGCTTACTCTGATGTAACGTTCTAGAAACCGCCCCTTGCGTATTAAGTGCATTGGAGGGATACGCTATTTAGCAGCTGTAACTAGATAACAGAAGAACGTGTTAACAAGTGTTTCTTTTACAGCTAGCTAAATAACATCCATTGCAAGAGCAGATATTTGCATatcagatgtttttttaaactcgTTTCCGCGCCAACGTGGACTTgcttttgtagttcagtccCAAAGCTTTCTTCTGTTTAGGCCACGATTTACAAAAGGGCTCTGAAGACAAACAACACTTCTGAACAAAAGCATGACATTTTTGACTTTGGAAAATATTCATCCAGTCACTCTGAATATTCTACAAGTGTCTAAAATAATGTTCTCCTTAAATATGTTGTGTTTTCAGGCCAGGAGGGAGCAACAATCGACTGTGACGAGGGAGTTCCTATCACACCTTTCAACTTGGACGAGGAGATGCAAGAAGGACACTTTGACTCCGAGGGAAACTATTTTATCAAAAAGGATCAGGAGATCAGAGACAACTGGCTCGACAACATCGATTGGGTG from Brachionichthys hirsutus isolate HB-005 chromosome 16, CSIRO-AGI_Bhir_v1, whole genome shotgun sequence includes these protein-coding regions:
- the pheta2 gene encoding sesquipedalian-1 gives rise to the protein MKLHEKILTHYLSCPSPVDKEGYLYKKRARSATFQRRWFVLKANLLFYLERPADRHLLGVIVLEGCAVRRSDPDGHFSLMFEGTGLKTYRFAAADSRTRESWVNALLSASHCYLSLLGRDLRRQYEEAKLQQQGSGQPNSSSGALHEPTAIFFPASEPSPPARERRSSSSGAVQQAPTKVFKKSPKVWLRRNAHVTPLNGPAPLHGEWPLVGFNPMEDFSKLHDYYGQEVRRAREEWWLSRQAERERSDENLINLG